One Chaetodon trifascialis isolate fChaTrf1 chromosome 21, fChaTrf1.hap1, whole genome shotgun sequence genomic window carries:
- the syt5b gene encoding synaptotagmin Vb, whose protein sequence is MRLGSAGVRARRAAEPPEPQPEEATEPVHHEHSHTEHHEHSHSEHHPGHDYNHMKEKFMNELGHLPIPMWAVGAIVVVVLVLVACFIFCVFKKCFGKKKKPKKVRERKTGRRRKEKEGEGETGEKEGEVKKEGEEEEKEQEKLGKLEFSLDYNFTDSQLIVGILQAQDLAAMDMGGTSDPYVKVFLLPDKKKKYETKVQRKNLCPVFNETFIFKIPYAELGGKTLVLQVFDFDRFSKHDMIGEIKIPMNSVDLGQPMQQWRDLESGEKEEQEKLGDICISLRYVPTAGKLTVNIMEAKNLKKMDVGGLSDPYVKIVLQQNGKRIKKKKTTVKKNTLNPYFNESFSFDVPFEQIQKVQVVITVFDYDKLGSNDPIGKTFMGYGATGVGLRHWSDMLANPRRPVAQWHTLLPEEEVDAAVKAKPR, encoded by the exons ATGAGGTTGGGCAGTGCTGGGGTCCGGGCCCGGAGGGCTGCGGAGCCACCCGAACCACAGCCAGAGGAAGCAACAGAGCCAGTTCATCATGAGCACTCCCATACAGAACACCATGAGCACTCCCATTCAGAACATCACCCCGGCCACGACTACAACCACATGAAGGAGAAGTTCATGAATGAACTTGGTCATCTGCCAA TTCCAATGTGGGCAGTGGGAGCCATTGTTGTGGTGGTCCTGGTCTTGGTGGCATGCTTcatcttctgtgttttcaaaaAATGCTtcgggaaaaagaaaaagccaaagaaagtgagggagaggaagacaggccGTCgcagaaaggaaaaggaaggTGAAGGAGAGACTGGAGAGAAG GAGGGGGAGGTGAAGaaggaaggggaggaagaggagaaagaacaggAAAAGTTGGGTAAGCTGGAGTTCTCGTTGGACTACAACTTCACAGACTCCCAG CTTATAGTGGGTATCCTTCAGGCTCAAGACCTGGCTGCTATGGACATGGGGGGAACCTCAGACCCCTATGTCAAAGTCTTTTTGTTGccagacaaaaagaagaagtaTGAGACCAAAGTTCAGCGCAAGAATTTATGCCCTGTTTTCAATGAGACTTTCATCTTCAAG ATCCCATACGCAGAGTTGGGTGGAAAGACTTTGGTGCTGCAAGTTTTTGACTTTGATCGTTTCTCCAAGCACGATATGATTGGTGAGATAAAGATTCCAATGAACAGTGTTGATTTGGGCCAGCCAATGCAGCAATGGAGAGACTTGGAGAgtggtgagaaggaggag CAAGAAAAGCTTGGCGATATTTGCATTTCTTTACGTTACGTACCCACTGCTGGAAAACTGACGGTGAACATTATGGAGGCAAAGAATCTGAAGAAAATGGACGTCGGTGGCTTATCAG ATCCGTATGTGAAGATTGTTCTGCAGCAAAATGGGAAACGgattaagaagaaaaagacgACAGTCAAGAAAAACACGCTCAATCCTTACTTTAATGAGAGTTTCAGCTTTGATGTTCCCTTTGAACAGATACAG aaaGTGCAGGTGGTCATCACTGTGTTTGACTATGATAAACTTGGGAGCAATGACCCAATTGGAAAGACCTTCATGGGTTATGGAGCTACAGGAGTTGGCCTGCGCCACTGGTCAGATATGCTTGCCAATCCAAGACGTCCAGTAGCCCAGTGGCACACTCTCCTGCCAGAAGAAGAAGTTGATGCGGCAGTCAAAGCGAAACCTCGTTAG